One Molothrus ater isolate BHLD 08-10-18 breed brown headed cowbird chromosome 14, BPBGC_Mater_1.1, whole genome shotgun sequence DNA segment encodes these proteins:
- the TBC1D8B gene encoding TBC1 domain family member 8B, which produces MWLKPEEVLLKNALKLWVQERSNQYFVLQRRRGYGEEGGGGLAGLLVGTLDAVLDSTSKVAPFRILHQTPDSQVYWSIACGSSREEITEHWEWLEHNVMKTLSVFDSNEDITSFVQGKIRGLIAEEGKYSFVREDDPEKFREGLMKFEKCFGLPEQEKLITYYSCSYWKGRVPCQGWLYLSTNFLSFYSFLLGAEVKLIISWDEISKLEKTSNVILTESIHVCSHGEDHYFSMFLHISETFLLMEQLANYAVRRLFDKETFENDPVLHDPLQITKRGLESYAHSKHFSAFFRLPKEESLKEVHECFLWVPFSHYNTHGKMCISENYICFASQDGSLCSVIIPLREVTGVDKGDPANRGVSISTKGKTAFRFTEVRDFELLVAKLRMKCNATASPQHIISTEVAAGSATDSPKDFGAGQSKMGQRDNSKTVSTEALMTVYHPQDAENLDSKMLKEKMKEQSWNILFAERGHGVSMFRTKKTRDLVVRGIPEALRGELWLLFSGAVNDMASNPGYYTELVEKSLGTCTLATDEIERDLRRSLPEHPAFQSDTGISALRRVLTAYAFRNPQIGYCQAMNILTSVLLLYAKEEEAFWLLVAVCERMLPDYFNRRIIGALVDQAVFEELIRVHLPQLTDHMTDMTFFSSVSLSWFLTLFISVLPIECAVNVVDCFFYDGIKAILQLGLAVLEYNMEKLLTCKDDAEAVTVLNRFFDSVTNKDSPLPPAVQQGSNLSDTKSDHPKVDITDLIRESNERYGDIRYEDVESLRCRNRLYVIQTLEATTKQNVLRVVSQEVKFSPSDLEELYELFKKEHFLSCYWSVNSPVLQHHDASLPYLEQYRVDCQQFRVLCHLLSPWSHCANRDSLALWTFRLMDESSNCLINFKQFACVLDTMYNGSFTDKLKFLFKLHIPPAFTEVESLSPSKGDDLSKEELMHFSQLSVSSVGDNLESGSLKSSPEKGKGKVDIQAYLKQWQDELLKKEENVKDLPRMNQSQFIQFSKTLYNLFHGDPEEELLYRAIAVVTSLLLKMEEVGRRLQSPMSPVRSPVAVTEVAAEGRERQEGSSSEQTEGSRTQSLEGNHEWSFAFEQILASLLNEPAFVRFFEKPHDIKAKIESAKNLQLKARTRV; this is translated from the exons ATGTGGCTGAAGCCCGAGGAGGTGCTGCTGAAAAATGCCCTCaagctgtgggtgcaggagcGCTCCAACCAGTACTTCGTGCTGCAGAGGCGGCGGGGCTATGGCGAGGAGGGCGGAGGCGGGCTAGCAG GTCTCCTTGTGGGAACATTGGATGCAGTGCTGGACTCCACGTCCAAGGTGGCCCCGTTCCGCATCCTGCACCAGACGCCCGACTCGCAGGTGTACTGGTCCATCGCGTGCG GATccagcagagaagaaataacAGAACATTGGGAGTGGCTGGAACACAATGTTATGAAGACTCTATCAGTGTTTGATTCAAATGAAGACATTACAAGCTTTGTCCAGGGAAAGATAAGA gGTTTGATTGCTGAAGagggaaaatattcttttgtaAGAGAAGATGATCCTGAGAAGTTTCGTGAAGGTCTTATGAAGTTTGAGAAGTGCTTTGGATTACCAGAGCAGGAGAAGTTGATTACCTACTACTCATGCAGTTACTGGAAGGGCAGAGTGCCCTGTCAAGGATGGCTGTACCTCAGTACCAACTTCCTGAGTTTCTACTCCTTTTTGCTTGGAGCAGAAG taaaacttATTATCTCCTGGGATGAAATATCAAAACTTGAGAAAACTTCCAATGTGATTCTGACAGAGAGCATTCATGTGTGCTCCCATGGGGAAGATcattatttttccatgtttttgcACATAAGTGAAACATTCCTGCTTATGGAGCAGCTGGCAAACTATGCAGTTAGAAGACTTTTTGACAAGGAGACATTTGAGAATGATCCAGTCCTTCATGATCCTCTGCAGATCACCAAGAG AGGCTTGGAGAGCTATGCCCACAGTAAGCATTTTAGTGCATTCTTCAGGCTACCTAAAGAAGAGTCCTTGAAGGAAGTTCATGAGTGCTTCTTATGGGTTCCTTTCAGTCATTATAACACCCATGGGAAAATGTGCATTTCAGAAAACTACATCTGCTTTGCCAGCCAGGATGGCAGCCTGTGCAGTGTAATCATTCCATTGAGAGAG GTCACAGGGGTGGATAAAGGAGATCCAGCCAACAGAGGAGTCAGCATTAGTACCAAAGGGAAAACAGCTTTTCGTTTCACAGAGGTGAGAGATTTTGAACTGCTTGTGGCAAAGCTCAGGATGAAATGCAATGCAACTGCAAGTCCACAACACATCATAAGTACTGAG GTTGCAGCTGGTTCTGCCACTGACAGCCCAAAGGATTTTGGTGCAGGACAGTCAAAGATGGGCCAGAGAGATAACAGCAAAACTGTCAGTACAGAAGCACTTATGACTGTCTACCATCCTCAGGATGCTGAGAACCTTGACTCTAAAATG ttgaaagaaaaaatgaaggagCAGTCGTGGAACATCCTGTTTGCAGAACGGGGCCATGGGGTCAGTATGTTTCGGACAAAGAAGACTCGAGACCTGGTTGTGAGAGGCATCCCAGAGGCATTAAGAGGAGAACTCTGGCTTCTCTTCTCAG GTGCTGTAAATGATATGGCATCCAACCCTGGTTATTACACTGAGCTGGTGGAGAAGTCCTTAGGAACGTGCACTTTGGCTACTGATGAAATTGAACGAGATTTACGTCGCTCCTTACCTGAGCATCCTGCTTTTCAAAGTGACACAGGAATTTCTGCCCTCAGGAGAGTTCTTACAGCTTATGCATTCAGGAATCCACAAATTGGATATTGTCAG GCAATGAATATTCTGACATCAGTGCTTCTGCTGTATGCTAAAGAGGAGGAAGCATTCTGGCTTTTGGTTGCTGTGTGTGAAAGGATGCTCCCTGATTATTTCAATCGCCGAATCATCG GTGCCTTGGTAGATCAGGCAGTGTTTGAGGAGCTCATCAGGGTTCACCTGCCTCAGTTGACAGACCACATGACGGACATGACTTTTTTCTCCTCGGTCTCTCTCTCCTGGTTCCTTACCCTTTTTATCAGTGTGCTGCCAATTGAATGTGCAGTCAATGTGGTGGACTGTTTCTTCTATGATGGAATAAAGGCAATCTTACAGCTGGGCCTTGCAGTGCTGGAATACAACATGGAGAAGTTGCTCACTTGTAAGGATGATGCAGAAGCAGTCACTGTTCTCAACAG ATTTTTTGACAGTGTCACTAACAAAGACAGTCCTTTAcctccagctgtgcagcagggctCCAACCTCAGTGATACAAAGAGTGACCATCCAAAAGTGGACATCACTGATCTGATCCGAGAGTCAAATGAA AGGTACGGTGACATTCGCTATGAGGACGTGGAGAGCTTGCGCTGCAGGAACCGACTTTACGTGATCCAGACCTTGGAAGCTACGACCAAGCAGAATGTG CTACGTGTTGTGTCTCAAGAAGTAAAATTCAGTCCTAGTGATCTTGAAGAGCTTTATGAATTATTCAAG AAGgagcattttctttcctgttacTGGAGTGTAAATagtcctgtgctgcagcaccatGATGCCAGCCTGCCCTACCTTGAGCAGTACCGGGTTGATTGCCAGCAGTTCAGGGTTCTGTGCCACCTGCTGAGCCCCTGGTCACACTGTGCCAACAGAGACTCCCTGGCTCTCTGGACGTTCCGACTGATGGATGAGAGTTCCAACTGCCTTATAAACTTCAAACAATTTGCCTGTGTTCTTG ATACGATGTATAATGGAAGCTTCACTGACAAACTcaagtttctttttaagttGCACATCCCTCCAG CTTTTACTGAAGTAGAATCTCTAAGCCCTTCCAAAGGGGATGATCTTTCAAAAGAAGAACTGATGCACTTCAGCCAGCTCAGTG TTTCATCTGTTGGGGATAATCTCGAAAGTGGTTCTTTGAAGAGCAgcccagaaaaag gaaaggggaaggttGATATTCAGGCATATCTGAAGCAATGGCAAGATGAACttcttaaaaaagaagaaaatgtcaaGGATTTGCCAAGAATGAATCAG TCTCAGTTCATCCAGTTCTCAAAAACTCTCTACAATCTGTTCCATGGGGATCCTGAGGAGGAGCTCCTGTACCGGGCCATCGCCGTGGTGACCAGCCTCCTGCTGAAAATGGAAGAGGTTGGCAGAAGGCTGCAGAGTCCCATGTCACCTGTCAGAAGCCCAGTTGCTGTGACAGAAGTGGCTGCTGAGggcagagagaggcaggagggaagcagctctgagcagactGAAGGCAGTAGAACGCAGAGTTTGGAAGGGAACCATGAATGGTCTTTTGCCTTTGAACAGATTCTGGCATCCTTATTAAATGAGCCAGCCTTTGTGAGATTTTTTGAAAAACCTCATGACATAAAAGCTAAAATAGAGAGTGCTAAAAATTTACAACTTAAAGCAAGAACCAGAGtgtaa